The Tindallia californiensis genomic interval CGAAACAGGATTCATAAGAAAATTTTCTTTAAACATCTCATTTTTGCGCGACTTTTCTTTAAGGGATATCACATCACCGACTGAAACAGCAAATGAAGGTCTATCTACTTTTTCCCCATTAACTAATATATGCCCATGAACAACCATTTGCCTTGCTTGCCTGATGCTACTGCCAAAACCTATCCTATACACTAGATTATCTAGCCGACATTCTAATCTTTTAATTAAAAAATCTCCTGTTGTTCCAGCATCTTTCATAGCTGCCTTTACATAAATCCTAAACTGTTTTTCCATCACTTCATAATAAGCTCGTAATCTTTGTTTTTCCAAAAGATGAATTCCGTAAGTAGATAACTTTCTGTTATTTCTTGCTTGTCCATTGTCAGCTCTTTTCATTGCTTTTGGAAGTCCAATAACATTCAGTCCTAGCCTTCTGCATTTTTTTACTCTTGGATCTCTCATTCTTGCCACACAAATCATCTCCATCACATAAATTTTGCCGCGATAATTTATGCCGATTTAATGATAATGATAATCATTTTCGAATAAATGATACCAAAAAAAATTTTCTGTGTCAACAAGAATCTTTCTCAATGGCATTTATCTTTCGCCTACTCTCAGCTTTGCATCTGTATTCAGAAGTAGGTCTACCCTATCTCCCACTTCATAACTCCTTCCTTCTTTACCAAAAAGAAGGACGTCAACTCTATTTTTATCACCAGGCATCTCAGAAAGGGTCAATTCCGTTTGATGACCGAGGAACATTTTTTCTACTATCTGATAAGGACTCTGTTCATTCTTTTTTAACCTAATTTCCTCTGGTCGGATAAAAAAAGACTCTCCTCTTTTATCCGTTAACTTGTTGGTTTTACCTACAAAATTAGCAACATACGAACTCTTAGGAAAATCATAAATCTCACTTGGTCTTCCTACCTGCGCAATCCTCCCATGATCCATAACAACTACCCGATCCGAAAGGCTCAAAGCTTCTCCCTGGTCATGAGTGACAAAAATCATAGTAACTCGCGTTCTTCTCTGAAGTTCTTTCAGTTCCCTTCTTAGTGATCCCCGTAAGGATGCATCTAGATTGCTGAGAGGTTCGTCCAATAACAAAACCTCTGCTCCAGTAGCTATAGATCTTGCAAGGGCTACCCGTTGTTGTTGACCACCGCTAAGATTTCCGATATTAACATCTTCATATCCTTCCAACCCCACAAGATCAACAAATTCTTTAGCATGGACTAATGCCTTTCGTTTTTGAAATTTCTTGAAATAGCGAACTCCAAAGGCAATGTTCTCAAGCACGGAAAGGTGAGGAAAAAGAGCATAATTTTGAAACACCGTAGACACTGGACGCTTTTCTGGAGGAAGTGATGTAATTTCCTTTTTATTAATAAAAAGGTGCCCCCTGTCAGGAATAATAAACCCACCAATCAAATTCAAGGTTGTGGTTTTTCCGCAACCAGAAGGACCTAAAAGGCTAATAAATTCACCTTTTTTCACCTCAAGAGAAAAGTCCCTTACTCCTTTATTTTCTTCATACAGCTTTGTCATGTTTTTCATCTGCAGAATCATTTCCCACTCCTCCTTTCAGCACTCAATAGGCGAATAGCCATCAGATTCACACTAAAGGTAATCAAAATCAAAGCACTTCCTATGACAGCACTTTGTCCGTACCTTCCACTATTGACTTCATTAAACATTAAAACACTTGTCACCAGGTTTCGCGGTGACACCAGAAACAGCAGAGGTCCTACTGTGGTCATAGATGCTGTAAAACTGTTGATAAAGCTTACTAACAAAGTGGGACGCAAAATGGGAAAAGTAACCTTTAGAAGAGATCCTATTTTTGATGCTCCCAGATCATAAGAAGCCCATTCAATTTTATGATCTAAGTTCTCAAAGGCCGCATTAGCCGCTTTATTTCCTACGGAAATATGTCGAAAAGTACAGTTTAGAATTAGAATGATCAGTGTTCCTGTCAGTGAAATTGGTCCTCGGTGAAAAACCACTACGTAAGCTAAACCAAAGAAAATTCCCGGAATAATATAGGGAATGGATCCAATAAACTCGAGAATTCCAAATCCTTTCACCTTTCGCCTCCGGTGATAATAAGACAGTAGCACCCCTATCATCGTTGACAACAGAGCGGCTGCTACAGCCATATATATGGTTCTGATCAGTGCATCCACATGCCTGCTTTGAAACACAGCAAGATGATTCAAGGTGAATACCGGTGTTCCAGATACATTTCTAGTGAAAGCCGTAAAGAAAAGATTTCCGTATTGTACTACGTTGATCAGAAAAAAAACAGCAACCACTCCCCCTGTCAACATCTGTACGCCCTTGGGAAGCTTAAAATTCAATGACTCCATTTCAAGGATTTTTGCCCTCTCTGAAAGCGTATGTACCCGCTTCATATTTCTGCGGTAAAAGTAAAACGCCAGTATCGCCGGCGGAAGTAGCAATACAGTCATTGCCGCTGCTCCATTTAAGTTAGCCTGAGCATATACTCGCAAATAAGCCTCCGTGGCTAAAACCCGATACCGACCTCCGATGATAATAGGCGTGGTAAAATCTGAAATGTTCATAGTAAATTGTAAAAAGAAAACAGACAGAATGGTAGGTACCATAGAAGGTAAAACCACTTCTTTTAGCGTACTCAAAGGATTTGCTCCTAAATCTCTTGCCGCCAAAAAGAGTCTGCCGTCGATTTGAGATAATCCGGTCATCATCATCATAGCCGAAAGCGATACGCCACTTAAACTCTGTAAAATAACAATTCCATGCCATCCGTAAGGATTTAGGGTTACACCAAAAACTCCATAGCTAATGAAACCTCTCCGTCCAAATAGCGTTAATAATGCTATTGCTGAAATAAAAGGAGGAGAGATCATAGTCATCATCAGGCTCCGATAGATAGCGTTTCGTACAAACCGCTTTTTGAAATGAGCAAATACACCGATGAAGAAAGCCAAGAGGGTTGCGTTGACGGAAGAAAACGTGGCAACAAAAACACTATTCCTAATCAGTTCTAGGTTCCGTATGGTCATTAAGTTCCGGTAGTGATACAAAGACCATTCACTATTCCATTTTAAGCTTCTCATCAACACACCTGCTACCGGATATAGAATAAACAGAAACAGAGTGCCTGCAATACCCGCTATTAAGATTTTATCAAAAAAAACGCTAAAAGAAAGGGAAGATCGCTCTCCCCTTCTCTTTACATATCCTTTATTCACCAATAAGTTCCTTCCAACTTCCAAGAATTGCTTCTCGTTCTCTTCCCATTCGCTCCAGATCAAAATCAATAAGTTGATCCATGTTTAAGGTACCCATTTCTTCAGGAGGTGCTACATTTCGATTTGCCATGATTCGTGCATCTGCTTCCATCAAAATATCTTGACCATGCTCCGACAAGTACCAGTCCACTAAAACCTTTGCCGCTTCTTTGTTTTCTGAGTTTTCAAAGATTGCAATGGGCGCAGGAATCCACGGAATGTTTTCTGATGGGAAAATTCCTACCACCGGTGCTGTTTCCATCAGACCAAAGGTTTGTCCATGAATAGCCGTCAATCCAATAGCAAATTCCCCTGCTGCAACCTTCTGTTGTGGTTCTCCACCACTTTGAGCATAGTAGTCTACATTTTCATTAACAGCTTCCCAGTACTCCCAAGCAGCATCTTCACCCATTACTTGAATCAATCCACTAAGAATGGCATACTGACCTCCGGAAATACTCGGATCCGCCATGATAATTTCTCCATCATACTGTGAGTCAGCAAGGTCTTCCCAGGTTTCCGGCATATCCAGACCCAGCTCTTCAATTAATTCTTCATTAACAATAAATCCAAAGGGTACTAAGGACAATGCTCCAAAATAACCTTCCGGATCGAGGTATTTTTCATCAATGTTGTCAAATTCAGGAGATCGATACTGATAAAGGTATCCTAGGTCTCTTGCAGCAAAGTAACTGTCTACCCCTCCACCAAACCATACATCAGTTGTGGTCTCTCCATCTTCTGCCTGTAACTGAGAAAGCTTTGCTCCTGTTGATAAACTAACCCATTCGATTTCAATTCCAGTTTCTTCTGTAAAAGCTTCAAAGGATCCATCAGCTCCTCCATAAGCAACGGATAGTTCCAGTACTGTTCCTTCAAAAGGACGCTCCTGCTTCTCATCCATTTCCTCTACATCGTTGCTTTCAGCTTCTGTCACCTCTTCGTTGACACTTGCATCTCCCTCGCCGTTATCGCCTCCACAAGCAATAAGACTAAATGCCAATACCACGATCAGCATCATCAATAAAAGTTTTCTCATTGTCACTTCCTCCTTTTGCTCATTTTACCTCTACTCCAATCCTCATTATAAGGAGGGTTAAATCCGAAGTACAATAGATTTTCTGAATGATAAATCGGTTTTGTATAATGAAATTAAATACTGGTATAGGTAGAATTATTTTTCGTCTTTTGTTGTGCTCGTCTTTACACGCCAAGAGAGATATCTTTTCAAGCGGATATCTAGTTTCCTCTTCAAATACAATACAGGGTACCTTGCTTATTAATTATTCATAAACGCCTTATGGTATATTTTCTTTCCTTTGCGAATTTTAGTACCGTTTTTCAATTCCTCAGAGGTAACAACGAGATCAATGGAATCAATTTTAACATCATTTAGTAATACTCCCCCTTGTTGAATTACTCGCCTTGCTTCAGTTTTAGAAACAGTTAGTTTACATTCAACCATTAAATCTATGATACCAATAACACCGTCAACCAGTTGATCTTCTCTTATCTCAGTAGAAGGCATGTTTGAAATGTCCGTTCCTGCTGTAAATAAAGCACGAGAAGTATTTTTTGCATTTTGAGCTTCCTCTTCACTATGAACCAACTTTGTCAATTCAAAAGCCAAGATTTCTTTCGCTTCATTTAGTTGACTACCTTCCCATTGGTCCATTTCATTAATTTGTTCCAGAGGTAAAAATGTTAGCATACGAATGCACTTCAATACGTCAGCATCATCAACATTTCGCCAGTACTGATAGAATTCAAAAGGAGACGTCCTGCTAGGATCCAGCCAAAGTGCACCTTTTGCGGTTTTTCCCATCTTATTACCTTCAGAATTCATTAATAGTGTATTTGTCATAGCGTAAGAATTTTTGCCCAATTTTCGTCGAATCAATTCCCTGCCACCAAGCATGTTAGACCACTGATCATCACCACCAAACTGCATATTACAACCATAATGCTTAAACAGATGGTAAAAATCAAATGACTGCATAATCATATAGTTCAATTCCAAAAATGAAAGACCCTTTTCCAATCTCTGCTTATAACATTCGGCTCGCAACATATTGTTTACAGAAAAATGTGCGCCTACTTCACGTAGTAGTTCGATATATTTCAAATCTAATAGCCAATCAATATTATTAACCAGAATTGCTTGATCATTATCAAATTCTATAAATTTTTCTATCTGCTTTTTAAAACAATTGCAGTTATGTTGAATTGTTTCAGGCGTCATCATGGTACGTAAATCTGTTCTGCCAGAAGGATCTCCAATATATCCTGTGCCACCTCCTAAAAGAACAACGGGTTTGTTTCCCGCCATTTGCAATCGTTTCATTAGGCATAAAGCCACAAAATGACCTACATGTAAAGAATCCGCTGTTGGATCAAATCCGATATAAAATGTTGCCTTCCCTTCATTGATAAGTTCTCTGATTTCTTCTTCATCAGTAACTTGGGCAATCAAGCCACGAGTTAGCAGTTCATCATAGATTTTCATCATTACAACTCCTTTGCATCTTTTGGGTAATAAAAATATCCCTCTGCTCCATTCGGAACAGAGGGCAAAATTTGCGGTACCACCTCTAATTTGGAAACCCTTCGCAGAATTTCCCTCAACGAGTGCCGAAGCACTCAAACGCTATATTGGGCGTACCCATCATATCCTACTGTAAGTTCAGATAGCAGCTCCTGGATGTATTCGAATCAGCACGTCAGCAACCTCTCACCAACCGGATGCTCTCTGAATGACTTAATGCCAACCTACTTCTTCCTTTCATCACCTTCTTTGTTTGAATATAATTAAAGTTTAATGCAGGCACCATTGAAAGTAAAGTCACAGAATGACACATGTGTGACTTTACGGAGGTGTCTTTAATCAATATACTTTAATATATCTGTTGGTAATGTCCGCTTAAGTAATGCAACCAGTTTTTTCTTATCCATTTTCATTCCACTGTGCAGCCACTCGATCACCATGTCTGTGCCACCGCGCGAAGCTATGTCAATTGTAAATTGCATTGTTTCAGATGTTATATCAACACCTTTAAAAGTTAGGTATTTTTCATATGTTTTTCTGGTAACTTGTATGTCGTAATCACGAAGTCCGTTAATATCTCGACTTGCATAAGCATTTTTCAAAACATTGTATTTTTCTTGGTAAATCTCAAGATAGCGCAGTAAGGCTTCTTCCCACGTAAAATTATCTGTAATACGACCAAAACTTTCTTCAAAAAATTGAAAAAAGTACCAGCTAGAGAGGTCATATTTATCTCTAAAGTGACGATAAAAAGTCTTCCTCGAAAGAGATGTGCCTAACACTATCTCACTAACTTGAATATCATCAAGGTTCTTTTTCGTTAGCAACTCCTCAAGGGATTTTGCAAATGCTTGTTTAGTGTTCATTGAATCGCTCCGTTTTCATTTGTGGACAAAGCATCAAAAGTATCGCTGGAAGCAAAAGGTAATCAGTTTGATATGATCCCATAAATCATGTTATTCTAAAGGTGA includes:
- a CDS encoding ABC transporter permease, which encodes MNKGYVKRRGERSSLSFSVFFDKILIAGIAGTLFLFILYPVAGVLMRSLKWNSEWSLYHYRNLMTIRNLELIRNSVFVATFSSVNATLLAFFIGVFAHFKKRFVRNAIYRSLMMTMISPPFISAIALLTLFGRRGFISYGVFGVTLNPYGWHGIVILQSLSGVSLSAMMMMTGLSQIDGRLFLAARDLGANPLSTLKEVVLPSMVPTILSVFFLQFTMNISDFTTPIIIGGRYRVLATEAYLRVYAQANLNGAAAMTVLLLPPAILAFYFYRRNMKRVHTLSERAKILEMESLNFKLPKGVQMLTGGVVAVFFLINVVQYGNLFFTAFTRNVSGTPVFTLNHLAVFQSRHVDALIRTIYMAVAAALLSTMIGVLLSYYHRRRKVKGFGILEFIGSIPYIIPGIFFGLAYVVVFHRGPISLTGTLIILILNCTFRHISVGNKAANAAFENLDHKIEWASYDLGASKIGSLLKVTFPILRPTLLVSFINSFTASMTTVGPLLFLVSPRNLVTSVLMFNEVNSGRYGQSAVIGSALILITFSVNLMAIRLLSAERRSGK
- a CDS encoding ABC transporter substrate-binding protein, whose product is MRKLLLMMLIVVLAFSLIACGGDNGEGDASVNEEVTEAESNDVEEMDEKQERPFEGTVLELSVAYGGADGSFEAFTEETGIEIEWVSLSTGAKLSQLQAEDGETTTDVWFGGGVDSYFAARDLGYLYQYRSPEFDNIDEKYLDPEGYFGALSLVPFGFIVNEELIEELGLDMPETWEDLADSQYDGEIIMADPSISGGQYAILSGLIQVMGEDAAWEYWEAVNENVDYYAQSGGEPQQKVAAGEFAIGLTAIHGQTFGLMETAPVVGIFPSENIPWIPAPIAIFENSENKEAAKVLVDWYLSEHGQDILMEADARIMANRNVAPPEEMGTLNMDQLIDFDLERMGREREAILGSWKELIGE
- a CDS encoding TetR/AcrR family transcriptional regulator C-terminal domain-containing protein translates to MNTKQAFAKSLEELLTKKNLDDIQVSEIVLGTSLSRKTFYRHFRDKYDLSSWYFFQFFEESFGRITDNFTWEEALLRYLEIYQEKYNVLKNAYASRDINGLRDYDIQVTRKTYEKYLTFKGVDITSETMQFTIDIASRGGTDMVIEWLHSGMKMDKKKLVALLKRTLPTDILKYID
- the tyrS gene encoding tyrosine--tRNA ligase, which gives rise to MKIYDELLTRGLIAQVTDEEEIRELINEGKATFYIGFDPTADSLHVGHFVALCLMKRLQMAGNKPVVLLGGGTGYIGDPSGRTDLRTMMTPETIQHNCNCFKKQIEKFIEFDNDQAILVNNIDWLLDLKYIELLREVGAHFSVNNMLRAECYKQRLEKGLSFLELNYMIMQSFDFYHLFKHYGCNMQFGGDDQWSNMLGGRELIRRKLGKNSYAMTNTLLMNSEGNKMGKTAKGALWLDPSRTSPFEFYQYWRNVDDADVLKCIRMLTFLPLEQINEMDQWEGSQLNEAKEILAFELTKLVHSEEEAQNAKNTSRALFTAGTDISNMPSTEIREDQLVDGVIGIIDLMVECKLTVSKTEARRVIQQGGVLLNDVKIDSIDLVVTSEELKNGTKIRKGKKIYHKAFMNN
- the rpsD gene encoding 30S ribosomal protein S4, with the translated sequence MARMRDPRVKKCRRLGLNVIGLPKAMKRADNGQARNNRKLSTYGIHLLEKQRLRAYYEVMEKQFRIYVKAAMKDAGTTGDFLIKRLECRLDNLVYRIGFGSSIRQARQMVVHGHILVNGEKVDRPSFAVSVGDVISLKEKSRKNEMFKENFLMNPVSAYPYLTKDEAGYSAELTRFPERYEVPIEINDQLVVEFYSKIM
- a CDS encoding ABC transporter ATP-binding protein; protein product: MILQMKNMTKLYEENKGVRDFSLEVKKGEFISLLGPSGCGKTTTLNLIGGFIIPDRGHLFINKKEITSLPPEKRPVSTVFQNYALFPHLSVLENIAFGVRYFKKFQKRKALVHAKEFVDLVGLEGYEDVNIGNLSGGQQQRVALARSIATGAEVLLLDEPLSNLDASLRGSLRRELKELQRRTRVTMIFVTHDQGEALSLSDRVVVMDHGRIAQVGRPSEIYDFPKSSYVANFVGKTNKLTDKRGESFFIRPEEIRLKKNEQSPYQIVEKMFLGHQTELTLSEMPGDKNRVDVLLFGKEGRSYEVGDRVDLLLNTDAKLRVGER